One region of Leptolyngbya sp. FACHB-261 genomic DNA includes:
- a CDS encoding 5-formyltetrahydrofolate cyclo-ligase — protein MAQPPSSVITNKASLRRQFLTARLALSAEIWDARTASVCERLRAWPCFQNARTVLAYTSFRREPDLSSLWQQSTEKTWAFPRCVGKSLSWHQLLPGALFERGQYGIWEPTSSWPSLDLREADLLLIPALACDHRGYRLGYGGGFYDRLLMQLDLTGLLTAGIVFHEAWVDTLPIAVWDRPLQTICTDVGVFAV, from the coding sequence TTGGCTCAGCCACCATCTAGCGTTATTACTAACAAAGCTAGCCTGCGCCGTCAGTTTCTGACGGCGCGGCTAGCGCTAAGTGCAGAAATTTGGGACGCAAGAACAGCCTCTGTGTGTGAGCGGTTACGGGCCTGGCCTTGCTTTCAAAACGCTCGAACTGTGCTGGCGTACACTAGCTTCCGGCGCGAGCCTGACCTGAGTAGTCTGTGGCAACAATCTACTGAAAAGACTTGGGCTTTTCCCCGTTGTGTTGGCAAGAGTCTAAGCTGGCATCAGCTCCTTCCTGGAGCCCTTTTCGAGAGAGGACAGTACGGAATTTGGGAGCCGACTTCAAGCTGGCCCTCCTTAGATCTGAGAGAGGCGGATTTATTGTTAATTCCAGCTTTAGCTTGCGACCACAGAGGTTATCGCCTAGGTTACGGGGGCGGCTTTTATGATCGCTTATTAATGCAACTAGACCTGACAGGATTGTTGACGGCTGGTATTGTTTTTCACGAGGCTTGGGTGGATACTCTGCCCATTGCTGTTTGGGATCGTCCTCTTCAAACGATCTGTACAGATGTTGGTGTGTTTGCGGTGTAA
- a CDS encoding GDP-L-fucose synthase: MNLQDKRILVTGGSGFLGRQVVAQLIAAGANPDKITVPRSRDVDLRERDACRRAAAGQDLIVHLAAHVGGIGLNREKPAELFYDNLMMGTQLIHEAYLADVEKFVCVGTICAYPKFTPVPFKEDDLWNGYPEETNAPYGVAKKALLVQLQAYRDQYGFNGIYLLPVNLYGPGDNFDPRSSHVIPALVRKVYEAKERKEQVLPVWGDGSPTREFLYVDDAARGIVMGAQHYDGSEPVNLGTGSEVPIRELVQQISELMEFQGEILWETDQPNGQPRRCLDTQRAQKLFGFQAQVGLTEGLRKTIHWYQEHHQPVPVA; encoded by the coding sequence ATGAACCTCCAAGACAAGCGGATCCTGGTAACCGGTGGCTCTGGCTTTCTAGGCCGACAAGTTGTTGCACAGCTGATCGCAGCTGGTGCTAACCCCGACAAAATCACAGTTCCTCGCTCGCGGGACGTTGATTTACGCGAACGGGATGCTTGTCGTAGAGCGGCGGCAGGCCAGGACTTGATCGTTCATCTAGCTGCGCATGTTGGTGGTATTGGCCTTAACCGCGAGAAGCCTGCTGAGTTGTTCTACGACAACCTGATGATGGGCACTCAGCTGATTCACGAGGCGTACTTAGCAGACGTTGAGAAGTTCGTTTGTGTAGGGACGATCTGCGCTTATCCCAAGTTCACACCGGTTCCCTTTAAGGAAGATGACCTCTGGAATGGCTACCCAGAGGAAACCAATGCCCCTTACGGAGTTGCCAAGAAAGCTTTGCTGGTTCAGCTGCAGGCCTACCGGGACCAGTATGGCTTTAATGGCATCTATCTATTACCGGTTAACCTGTATGGTCCTGGTGATAACTTCGACCCTCGTAGTTCCCACGTTATTCCGGCGTTGGTTCGCAAGGTCTATGAAGCCAAGGAGCGCAAAGAGCAGGTTCTACCGGTTTGGGGAGATGGTAGCCCCACGCGGGAATTTCTCTATGTCGACGATGCTGCTCGGGGCATTGTTATGGGGGCTCAGCATTACGACGGCTCCGAGCCCGTTAACTTAGGGACAGGCTCAGAGGTACCTATTCGTGAGCTGGTTCAACAAATTAGTGAATTGATGGAGTTTCAGGGCGAGATTCTGTGGGAAACTGACCAACCTAATGGTCAGCCCCGTCGTTGCCTTGATACTCAACGCGCCCAAAAGCTCTTTGGCTTTCAGGCTCAAGTAGGGCTCACTGAGGGATTGCGCAAGACAATTCACTGGTACCAGGAGCACCATCAGCCTGTACCTGTTGCCTGA
- the gmd gene encoding GDP-mannose 4,6-dehydratase, giving the protein MTQRKRALLTGITGQDGSYLSEFLLEKGYEIHGIMRRTSTFNTDRIDHIYEDPHSSDARLFLHYGDLTDGTTLRRILEEVCPQEIYNLGAQSHVRVSFDSPEYTVDSVGMGTLRLLEALRDYQQRTGEEVRFYQAGSSEMFGLVQEVPQKENTPFYPRSPYACAKVYAHWQTINYRESYNLFACNGILFNHESPRRGETFVTRKVTRAVARIVAGKQKKLYLGNLDARRDWGYAKDYVRAMWLMLQQSEPEDYVVATGETHSIREFLDIAFTRVNLNWQDYVEIDPRYFRPAEVELLLGDPTKAKTKLNWEPSVTFKQLVELMVDADLEAIGQPCQNGNGGPLDHAMIRANMTSFVS; this is encoded by the coding sequence ATGACACAGAGAAAACGAGCGTTACTAACCGGCATTACTGGTCAGGACGGGTCTTACCTATCGGAGTTCTTGTTAGAGAAGGGGTACGAGATCCACGGCATTATGCGCCGCACCTCCACCTTCAATACTGATCGGATTGATCACATCTACGAAGACCCTCACAGCTCTGATGCTCGGCTGTTTCTCCACTATGGTGACCTGACCGATGGTACAACGTTGCGACGAATCCTAGAGGAGGTTTGCCCTCAAGAGATTTACAACCTTGGCGCTCAATCCCACGTTCGGGTCAGTTTCGACTCGCCTGAATACACCGTTGATAGTGTAGGCATGGGTACTTTGCGTCTCCTAGAGGCGCTTCGGGATTACCAGCAGCGAACCGGTGAGGAAGTGCGCTTCTATCAAGCTGGCTCCTCGGAGATGTTCGGTTTAGTACAAGAAGTACCTCAGAAGGAAAACACTCCCTTCTACCCCAGAAGCCCCTACGCTTGTGCAAAGGTCTACGCTCACTGGCAAACCATCAACTACCGCGAATCCTACAATTTGTTCGCTTGCAACGGCATCCTGTTCAATCACGAATCGCCCCGCCGTGGTGAAACTTTCGTAACGCGAAAAGTTACACGGGCTGTGGCCCGCATTGTTGCCGGTAAGCAGAAAAAGCTTTATCTGGGAAATCTGGATGCCAGACGGGATTGGGGCTATGCCAAGGATTATGTCCGAGCAATGTGGCTAATGCTTCAACAGTCAGAACCCGAGGACTACGTGGTTGCCACGGGAGAAACTCACTCGATTCGTGAGTTTCTTGACATTGCCTTCACTCGAGTGAATTTAAACTGGCAGGATTACGTCGAGATTGACCCTCGTTACTTCCGTCCCGCAGAGGTGGAACTACTGTTGGGAGATCCAACCAAGGCTAAGACAAAGCTAAACTGGGAGCCTTCAGTCACCTTTAAACAGTTGGTAGAGCTGATGGTTGATGCGGATTTGGAAGCCATAGGTCAGCCCTGTCAGAATGGCAATGGTGGCCCGCTCGACCATGCCATGATCCGTGCAAATATGACCAGTTTCGTCTCCTGA
- the yvcK gene encoding gluconeogenesis factor YvcK family protein: MVRFRSTVATKGRWYLWLSPGLSVKRWLALSAVGVLLTSIGLAILFRLTPIFYVTRFLSNVVETLVQVFPNTVSGPIAILLGVGLIWWGQKRTLGTLTQVLMPEGDAELVDLLRNHQRLNRGPKIVAIGGGTGLSALLRGLKSYSANITAIVTVADDGGSSGRLRREIGVLPPGDIRNCLAALADEEKLITELFQYRFKAGDGLIGHSFGNLFLTALSDITGDLEQAIAASSRVLAVRGRVLPATLTNVSLWAELADGRRIEGESNITEAGGSILRIGCVPEHPPALPRAIAALKDADYIILGPGSLYTSVIPNLLVSGMVETLRERRVPRIYVCNIMSQPGETQGYTVSDHVRAIDRAAGARLFDAVLVQKTPPSEQTIRNYREIGAHPVILDREKLARLGCRILLANIMEESESGLIRHDPERLANVLLRWYSRVRISFHSTHSVQEAQMSSGKPPLQL; this comes from the coding sequence ATGGTTCGATTTCGCTCTACGGTTGCCACTAAAGGCCGTTGGTACCTGTGGCTATCGCCGGGATTGTCGGTTAAACGGTGGTTAGCACTAAGCGCTGTTGGGGTTTTACTGACGAGCATAGGCTTGGCAATTCTATTTCGCCTGACGCCGATTTTTTATGTCACGCGCTTTCTGAGCAATGTCGTCGAGACCCTGGTGCAGGTATTTCCGAATACCGTTAGTGGTCCGATCGCGATTTTGCTAGGAGTTGGGTTGATCTGGTGGGGGCAGAAACGGACCTTAGGGACCCTGACTCAAGTGCTAATGCCCGAAGGCGATGCAGAACTGGTTGATTTGCTTCGCAACCACCAACGTCTAAATCGTGGGCCTAAAATCGTCGCAATTGGTGGTGGGACTGGCCTCTCTGCTCTCCTACGTGGTCTTAAAAGCTACAGTGCCAATATCACAGCAATCGTGACAGTTGCTGACGATGGTGGATCATCCGGGCGCCTGCGCCGAGAAATCGGTGTTCTGCCGCCTGGGGACATCCGTAACTGCCTGGCAGCCCTGGCTGATGAGGAAAAGCTGATTACCGAGCTGTTCCAGTACCGCTTCAAAGCTGGGGATGGGTTGATCGGTCACAGCTTCGGCAACCTGTTTCTGACAGCGTTAAGCGATATCACCGGTGATTTGGAGCAGGCCATTGCTGCTAGCTCGCGGGTTTTGGCGGTGCGGGGGCGAGTACTTCCTGCTACCTTGACCAATGTCTCGTTGTGGGCCGAACTTGCAGACGGGCGTCGCATCGAAGGCGAGTCAAATATTACTGAGGCTGGGGGCTCAATCCTACGGATTGGCTGCGTTCCAGAACATCCTCCAGCTCTGCCTCGGGCTATCGCTGCTTTAAAAGACGCAGACTACATTATTCTGGGGCCAGGCAGCTTGTATACCAGTGTGATTCCCAATCTTCTGGTGAGTGGCATGGTGGAGACTTTGCGTGAGCGCCGTGTTCCTCGTATCTACGTCTGTAACATCATGAGCCAGCCGGGCGAAACTCAGGGATATACCGTTTCCGATCACGTCCGCGCAATCGATCGGGCGGCAGGAGCCCGCTTATTTGATGCCGTTTTGGTTCAGAAGACACCTCCTTCTGAGCAAACTATTCGCAACTATCGAGAAATAGGTGCCCATCCTGTCATCCTAGATCGAGAAAAATTAGCTCGCCTAGGCTGTCGGATTTTACTAGCCAACATCATGGAGGAAAGTGAATCAGGCTTAATCCGCCACGATCCAGAGCGACTGGCTAATGTTTTGCTGCGCTGGTACAGTCGGGTCCGTATCTCTTTTCACTCAACGCATTCGGTGCAAGAGGCTCAGATGTCATCTGGCAAACCGCCTCTGCAACTATGA
- a CDS encoding sugar transferase, with amino-acid sequence MTAESPFISGKLVTTALSALDKDFAKRLFDILFSAMVLVVFSPVYLTLALLIALSSPGPVFYVQKRIGRDRMPFGCLKFRTMVNNADEMLMDLMLSSPHLRYEFEENFKLKHDPRITWIGRLLRITSLDEFPQFWNVLMGHMSVVGPRPLVEAELPRYGTSIDKVLTIRPGITGLWQVSGRNDIPYDRRIQMDLLYVRSHNFLLDLWLILRTLRVVLFPKDNGAY; translated from the coding sequence ATGACCGCCGAGAGTCCATTTATCTCCGGTAAGCTGGTTACGACCGCGCTGAGTGCCCTGGACAAGGACTTTGCGAAGCGTCTCTTCGATATCCTGTTCAGTGCAATGGTGCTAGTTGTGTTCTCGCCTGTTTACCTGACGTTGGCCCTGCTCATTGCTTTGAGTTCACCGGGTCCAGTTTTCTACGTCCAGAAGCGGATTGGCCGTGACCGAATGCCCTTTGGCTGCCTGAAGTTTAGAACGATGGTCAACAATGCAGACGAGATGCTAATGGACCTGATGCTGTCCTCTCCGCATCTTCGTTATGAGTTTGAAGAGAATTTCAAGCTCAAGCATGATCCTCGGATCACCTGGATCGGTCGGCTACTACGCATTACCAGTCTGGATGAGTTCCCCCAGTTCTGGAACGTGCTAATGGGCCATATGAGCGTAGTGGGTCCTCGACCTTTGGTGGAGGCTGAACTGCCTCGCTACGGTACTAGCATCGACAAGGTCCTGACTATTCGACCAGGCATAACCGGGCTGTGGCAAGTGTCAGGGCGTAATGATATCCCATATGACCGGCGGATCCAGATGGATCTGCTCTATGTGCGGAGCCATAACTTCCTGCTCGACCTGTGGCTGATCCTACGGACACTCCGCGTCGTTTTGTTCCCTAAGGACAACGGCGCTTACTGA
- the glyA gene encoding serine hydroxymethyltransferase has protein sequence MSKTDLERIADTDPAIAELITQELQRQRDHLELIASENFTSPAVMAAQGSVLTNKYAEGLPGKRYYGGCEFVDGVEQLAIERAKQLFGAAHANVQPHSGAQANFAVFLSLLTPGDTILGMDLSHGGHLTHGSSVNVSGKWFKVIQYGVNPETEVLDFDQIRSLALEHKPKLIICGYSAYPRVIPFEQFRAIADEVGAYLLADVAHIAGLVASGHHPSPLPYCDVVTTTTHKTLRGPRGGLILTRDAELGKKLDKAVFPGSQGGPLEHVIAGKAVAFGEALKPEFKTYSGQVIANARAMAVQFQTRGIKLVSNGTDNHLILLDLRSIGLTGKQADQLVSGVNITANKNTVPFDPESPFVTSGLRLGSPAMTTRGLGETEFTEIADIIADRLLSPSDEAVALQCRRRVASLCDRFPLYPHLKVSMPVSV, from the coding sequence GTGAGTAAAACAGACCTGGAACGCATCGCAGATACAGATCCGGCAATCGCAGAATTGATCACCCAAGAGCTGCAAAGACAGCGTGATCATCTAGAGCTGATTGCTAGCGAAAACTTTACCTCTCCAGCCGTTATGGCAGCTCAGGGCTCGGTACTGACGAACAAGTACGCTGAGGGTCTACCGGGTAAACGCTACTACGGTGGCTGCGAATTTGTTGATGGGGTTGAGCAACTGGCAATCGAGCGGGCAAAACAGCTTTTTGGAGCAGCCCATGCCAATGTCCAGCCCCACTCGGGTGCTCAAGCTAACTTTGCAGTTTTCCTGAGTCTATTGACACCGGGGGATACCATCCTGGGCATGGATTTGTCCCACGGTGGCCATCTAACGCACGGCTCGTCTGTCAATGTTTCAGGTAAGTGGTTCAAAGTTATTCAGTATGGGGTTAATCCTGAGACTGAAGTGCTGGACTTTGACCAGATCCGGTCCTTAGCGTTAGAGCACAAGCCCAAGTTAATCATTTGTGGTTACTCAGCCTATCCTCGCGTCATTCCTTTCGAGCAATTCCGAGCCATCGCTGATGAAGTTGGCGCTTACTTGTTAGCTGATGTTGCTCACATTGCAGGTTTAGTTGCCAGTGGGCACCATCCAAGCCCCCTGCCCTACTGTGATGTTGTAACAACTACAACCCATAAAACTCTGCGGGGACCCCGAGGCGGCTTGATCCTGACCCGCGATGCTGAACTGGGCAAAAAGTTGGATAAAGCTGTTTTTCCGGGTAGCCAGGGGGGACCTCTGGAACATGTGATTGCCGGTAAAGCTGTAGCCTTTGGTGAAGCCCTTAAGCCTGAGTTCAAAACCTACTCTGGTCAAGTCATTGCCAATGCTCGGGCGATGGCAGTGCAGTTCCAGACACGAGGCATCAAGTTGGTTTCTAACGGCACAGACAACCATTTGATTCTGCTTGACCTGCGCTCTATTGGTCTGACGGGTAAGCAGGCTGACCAGTTAGTCAGTGGTGTCAATATCACTGCTAACAAAAACACAGTACCCTTTGACCCTGAATCTCCGTTTGTGACTAGTGGATTACGCCTAGGATCCCCAGCAATGACGACGCGGGGTCTGGGCGAAACAGAGTTTACTGAGATTGCTGACATCATCGCGGATCGGTTGCTTAGCCCCAGTGACGAGGCTGTGGCCCTTCAATGCCGACGTCGGGTTGCTAGTCTGTGTGACCGCTTCCCGCTCTACCCGCACCTGAAGGTTTCGATGCCAGTCTCCGTCT
- the tsaE gene encoding tRNA (adenosine(37)-N6)-threonylcarbamoyltransferase complex ATPase subunit type 1 TsaE produces MVTLELSLPSAEATLTLGQFLGRTLEAGSVLLLNSGLGGGKTTLVQGIGQGLAIPELVLSPTFTLIEEYLDGRLPLYHMDLYRLEPREVEDLHLEDYWEAQQVEPGIVAVEWAERLVAPPPATLDFRWLEVDETQRRVLVSTKTPTLQTILDTLQTELPEFCSGFASEVL; encoded by the coding sequence ATGGTGACTCTGGAATTGAGCCTACCTTCTGCTGAGGCAACCTTGACTTTGGGGCAGTTCTTGGGTCGCACGCTTGAGGCAGGCAGCGTGCTACTGCTGAATAGTGGCTTGGGCGGTGGCAAAACGACATTGGTACAAGGTATTGGTCAAGGCTTAGCAATCCCAGAACTTGTGCTAAGTCCTACTTTCACCTTGATTGAAGAGTATTTGGATGGGCGCCTGCCTTTGTACCATATGGATTTGTATCGTTTAGAGCCTAGAGAGGTGGAGGACTTGCATCTAGAGGACTACTGGGAGGCTCAGCAAGTCGAACCCGGTATCGTTGCGGTTGAGTGGGCTGAGCGATTAGTGGCTCCTCCCCCAGCAACGCTTGATTTTCGTTGGTTGGAAGTGGATGAGACACAGCGTCGAGTGCTAGTAAGCACTAAGACTCCAACATTGCAAACAATTCTCGACACTCTACAAACCGAATTACCTGAATTCTGCTCTGGTTTTGCATCGGAAGTCCTGTAA